A genomic region of Planctomycetota bacterium contains the following coding sequences:
- a CDS encoding DNA polymerase III subunit alpha — translation NLFAAIEFYQAAVAAGIKPILGYEAYVAPGRRQDRETLPGSQDAGHHLVLLAADERGYRNLLRLATTAYLDGFYYRPRIDKQVLAEHAEGLIGLSACLHGEVPRRLLAGDEDGARRAVAQYREILGPENFYLEVQDHAIEDERRARPMLVGLAREMGVSLVATNDVHYLSVDDTRAHDVLLCINTGKLLSDANRMRYREREFHLKTHDEMQSRFPDLPEALANTVEVAGRCNLGLPFGRHHAPVYPVPAGETPESMLRRLCEEGLERRYGKATKTIRDQLEHELAIIQAKGFSSYFLIVWDFVRYAHDRGIPCAARGSGVGCLVAYLLGLSSVDPLRYGLLFERFMDPSRNEMPDLDIDICQDGRQEVIRYVHEKYGQENVAQIITFGTMAARAAVRDVGRVLDMPLVEVDRIAKLIPAQLHMTLERALVQEPDLARLVESDAKVRDLMDIARRLEGLARHASVHAAGVVIADAPLVGYVPLCRVGDDVTTQWEMHAVGRAGLLKMDFLGLRTLSTIQRAADLVREHRGVEVDLERIGLEDAEVFGLFQRGETKGIFQFESAGMRDLLQKIRPDKLEDLIAANALYRPGPMIMIDSYLERKHGRVTYDYPHPVLKEVLGETYGIMAYQEQVMRMANRLGGIPLERAYKLIKAISKKDRDVIEAERDAFLAGARKHRLRPGVAEEIWQLITHFGGYGFNKSHSARYAQIAYQTAYLKVHYPVEFMAALLTYEMADTDKVAEYIDECRRMGIEVAPPDINESGADFTVVGDRLRFGLAAVKGIGERAVEAIEVARRQVGRFRSLFHFAEHVDPSAVNRAVADSLVKCGAFDSTGARRSQLAAVSDRALAAGAAAQEDRRRGQMNFFGQLAADPGPNGAGAPGHEEQALPDIPEWPEGQLLKYEKDVLGFYVSSHPLAEHEPVLRHFSTASTADLAQYSDGTEVVLGGMIGTVRPLFTKKGRNAGAKMAAFDFEDLAGKTSCIIFPQDYEKHQELVRKDSIVFIRGQVDRRREEPSVRVSQVFTLEEGQRALTQAVVIRLHEVGLDDALMENLRRPPGPDGQRLRPHAEGLAGLTAPAST, via the coding sequence AACCTCTTCGCCGCCATCGAGTTCTACCAGGCGGCGGTCGCGGCCGGCATCAAGCCGATCCTCGGCTACGAAGCCTACGTCGCGCCCGGCCGGCGGCAGGACCGGGAAACCCTGCCCGGAAGCCAGGACGCCGGTCACCACCTCGTCCTGCTCGCCGCCGACGAGCGCGGGTACCGCAACCTGCTGCGCCTTGCGACGACCGCTTACCTGGACGGTTTCTATTATCGGCCGCGTATCGATAAGCAGGTCCTGGCGGAACATGCCGAGGGCCTCATCGGCCTGTCGGCGTGCCTCCATGGCGAGGTTCCGCGGCGTCTCCTGGCGGGCGACGAGGACGGCGCCCGCCGGGCCGTCGCCCAATACCGCGAAATCCTCGGGCCCGAAAATTTCTACCTGGAGGTCCAGGACCATGCCATCGAGGACGAACGGCGCGCGCGGCCGATGCTCGTCGGCCTGGCGCGCGAGATGGGCGTCTCCCTGGTCGCGACGAACGACGTGCATTACCTTTCGGTCGACGACACCCGGGCCCACGACGTCCTGTTGTGCATCAACACGGGAAAACTCCTTTCGGACGCGAACCGGATGCGGTACCGGGAGCGGGAGTTTCACCTGAAGACGCACGACGAGATGCAGTCCCGCTTCCCGGACCTGCCGGAGGCCCTCGCCAACACAGTCGAGGTCGCCGGCCGGTGCAACCTCGGGCTCCCGTTCGGCCGGCACCACGCGCCCGTGTATCCGGTCCCGGCGGGCGAAACGCCCGAGTCGATGCTCCGCCGCCTCTGCGAGGAAGGCCTCGAACGGCGCTACGGCAAGGCGACGAAGACCATCCGCGACCAACTCGAACACGAACTCGCCATCATCCAGGCCAAGGGGTTCTCCAGTTATTTCCTCATTGTCTGGGACTTCGTCCGCTACGCGCACGACCGCGGCATACCGTGCGCCGCGCGCGGCAGCGGCGTCGGGTGCCTGGTGGCCTACCTGCTGGGTCTGTCGAGCGTGGACCCGCTCCGGTACGGCCTCCTCTTCGAGCGGTTCATGGACCCCAGCCGAAACGAGATGCCCGACCTGGACATCGACATCTGCCAGGACGGTCGGCAGGAAGTCATCCGCTACGTGCACGAAAAGTACGGCCAGGAGAACGTCGCGCAGATCATCACGTTCGGGACGATGGCGGCGCGGGCGGCGGTGCGCGACGTCGGCCGCGTCCTCGACATGCCCCTCGTGGAAGTCGACCGCATCGCCAAACTCATCCCCGCCCAACTTCACATGACACTCGAGCGGGCGCTGGTGCAAGAGCCGGACCTGGCGCGCCTCGTCGAATCGGACGCGAAGGTCCGCGACCTGATGGACATTGCGCGGCGTCTGGAGGGTCTGGCGCGCCACGCGTCGGTGCACGCGGCGGGCGTGGTGATCGCCGACGCCCCGCTCGTCGGCTACGTCCCCCTCTGCCGGGTCGGCGACGACGTCACCACCCAGTGGGAGATGCACGCCGTCGGACGCGCGGGCCTCCTGAAGATGGACTTCCTGGGCCTCAGGACCCTCTCGACCATCCAGCGGGCCGCGGACCTCGTGCGCGAGCATCGCGGCGTCGAGGTGGACCTCGAACGCATCGGCCTGGAGGACGCGGAGGTGTTCGGCCTGTTCCAGCGCGGCGAGACGAAGGGCATCTTCCAGTTCGAATCCGCCGGCATGCGGGACCTCCTGCAGAAGATCCGGCCGGACAAACTGGAGGACCTGATCGCGGCCAACGCCCTCTACCGCCCCGGCCCGATGATCATGATCGATTCGTACCTGGAGCGCAAGCACGGCCGCGTGACCTACGATTACCCGCATCCGGTGCTGAAGGAGGTCCTGGGAGAGACGTACGGCATCATGGCCTACCAGGAACAGGTGATGCGGATGGCGAACCGCCTGGGCGGCATCCCCCTGGAGCGGGCGTACAAACTCATCAAGGCCATCTCCAAGAAGGACCGCGACGTCATCGAGGCCGAACGCGACGCCTTCCTCGCCGGCGCCCGAAAGCATCGCCTCCGCCCCGGCGTCGCCGAGGAAATCTGGCAACTCATCACGCACTTCGGCGGCTACGGGTTCAATAAGAGCCACTCCGCCCGCTACGCCCAGATCGCCTACCAGACGGCCTACCTGAAGGTCCACTATCCGGTGGAGTTCATGGCCGCCCTTCTGACCTACGAAATGGCCGATACCGACAAGGTCGCCGAATACATCGACGAATGCCGACGCATGGGCATCGAGGTCGCCCCCCCCGACATCAACGAATCGGGCGCCGACTTCACGGTCGTGGGCGATCGGCTCCGGTTCGGCCTGGCGGCCGTCAAGGGCATCGGCGAGCGCGCCGTCGAGGCCATCGAGGTTGCCCGGCGCCAGGTCGGACGATTCCGCTCCCTCTTTCACTTCGCGGAGCACGTGGACCCCTCGGCCGTCAACCGCGCGGTCGCGGACAGCCTCGTCAAATGCGGGGCGTTCGATTCGACCGGCGCGCGGCGAAGCCAACTGGCCGCCGTCTCAGACCGCGCCCTCGCGGCCGGCGCCGCCGCACAGGAGGACCGCCGACGCGGCCAGATGAACTTCTTCGGCCAACTGGCGGCCGATCCCGGCCCCAACGGGGCAGGCGCGCCGGGACACGAGGAACAGGCCCTCCCCGACATCCCCGAATGGCCGGAGGGCCAACTCCTGAAATACGAAAAGGACGTCCTGGGGTTCTACGTGTCGAGCCATCCCCTGGCCGAGCACGAGCCGGTGCTGCGGCACTTCTCGACGGCCTCGACGGCGGACCTCGCGCAGTATTCCGACGGCACGGAGGTGGTCCTCGGCGGCATGATCGGCACGGTCAGGCCCCTGTTCACGAAAAAAGGGCGGAACGCCGGCGCTAAAATGGCCGCCTTCGACTTCGAGGACCTCGCCGGCAAGACCTCCTGCATCATCTTCCCCCAGGATTACGAGAAACACCAGGAACTCGTCCGCAAGGACAGCATCGTCTTTATCCGCGGACAGGTGGACCGCCGACGCGAGGAACCCTCCGTCCGCGTCAGCCAGGTCTTCACCCTGGAGGAAGGCCAGCGCGCGCTCACCCAGGCCGTCGTCATCCGTTTGCACGAGGTCGGGTTGGATGATGCACTGATGGAAAATCTTCGAAGACCACCTGGTCCTGACGGCCAACGGCTCCGGCCACACGCTGAAGGTCTAGCCGGCCTCACAGCGCCGGCGTCAACTTGA
- a CDS encoding SGNH/GDSL hydrolase family protein encodes MGHRPTQARAAQGVSAGRLRGFALFLAAAAFLGLALAALAAPVPSGAAAAQAGKFFFHDGDSPIVFLGDSITEQRMYTTYIETYVLTRFPKWTVTFRNIGWGGDTVWLSRRRDFEAGVRRDILPLHPKAITIDFGMNDARGGNYAKYINYSTQLAHGLKETGVRVALLTPSPEERYEAGQPAGSGYNNKLAKYSRGLQGVAAKESVLFVDQFSPFVRVIEDGRKAGVLGAAGNPRLVPDGVHPNWAGHLVMAAAILKGLGAPALVSHLEINAAAAKVKAAQGCAAEILDGAGEGVLAFRRADDCLPWPIQLEAALVLKVPGFTPLADLSLYDLKVTGLKAAQYDLAIDDQKVGTFTKEDLARGVNLTLQAGPITAQGAQLLRAVVEKNNLFFDRWRRTLVPNLPASLNEADIPADAREKLAQADQAIAEKEKQINALRLPAPHVFKLTPAL; translated from the coding sequence ATGGGTCACCGGCCAACCCAAGCGCGTGCCGCACAAGGGGTGTCGGCGGGGCGTCTGAGGGGCTTCGCCCTGTTCCTGGCAGCCGCGGCCTTTCTGGGGCTGGCACTGGCGGCGCTGGCGGCGCCCGTGCCGAGCGGCGCGGCAGCCGCGCAGGCGGGGAAGTTCTTCTTCCATGACGGCGACTCGCCCATCGTCTTTCTGGGCGACAGCATCACCGAGCAGCGGATGTACACCACGTACATTGAAACCTACGTCCTGACGCGGTTCCCGAAGTGGACGGTGACGTTCCGGAACATCGGCTGGGGCGGCGACACCGTGTGGCTGAGTCGGCGCCGCGACTTCGAGGCGGGGGTACGGCGCGACATCCTGCCGCTCCACCCGAAAGCCATCACGATTGATTTCGGAATGAACGACGCGCGCGGCGGCAACTATGCGAAGTACATCAACTACTCCACGCAACTGGCCCACGGACTGAAGGAAACCGGTGTGCGGGTGGCCCTCCTCACGCCCAGCCCCGAGGAGCGCTACGAGGCCGGCCAACCCGCCGGCAGCGGTTACAACAACAAACTCGCCAAGTACTCGCGGGGGCTCCAAGGCGTCGCCGCCAAGGAGAGCGTCCTCTTCGTGGACCAGTTCAGCCCCTTCGTGCGCGTCATCGAGGACGGCCGCAAGGCCGGAGTGCTGGGGGCCGCGGGGAACCCGCGCCTCGTGCCGGACGGCGTCCACCCGAATTGGGCCGGCCACCTGGTCATGGCGGCTGCGATCCTGAAGGGCCTCGGGGCGCCGGCCCTCGTCAGCCACCTGGAGATTAACGCAGCCGCCGCGAAGGTCAAGGCGGCCCAGGGTTGCGCCGCGGAAATCCTCGACGGCGCCGGCGAAGGGGTGCTTGCGTTCCGGCGGGCCGACGACTGCCTTCCCTGGCCGATTCAGCTGGAGGCCGCGCTCGTGCTCAAGGTGCCGGGGTTCACGCCCCTGGCGGACCTCAGCCTGTACGACCTGAAAGTCACCGGCCTGAAGGCGGCCCAATACGACCTCGCGATTGACGATCAGAAGGTGGGAACGTTCACGAAGGAGGACCTGGCCCGCGGGGTCAACCTGACGCTTCAGGCGGGTCCCATCACGGCGCAGGGGGCCCAACTGCTGCGCGCGGTCGTGGAAAAGAATAACCTGTTCTTCGACCGGTGGCGGAGGACGCTGGTGCCCAATCTGCCGGCGTCTCTCAACGAGGCGGACATCCCGGCCGATGCCCGGGAAAAGTTGGCTCAGGCGGACCAGGCCATCGCCGAGAAGGAAAAGCAGATCAACGCCCTGCGCCTGCCGGCGCCCCACGTCTTCAAGTTGACGCCGGCGCTGTGA
- a CDS encoding trehalase family glycosidase, with amino-acid sequence MNLNRRTFLGTATAGLANLLRPSFAGLLAAEPDKLLGDLFDSPDPAVIQLAEEVFRKCILGKIFPAEEPLKHNWISPGGGYRGQWIWDTMFVVDLLSILPGKEKVIRDVFQNYWDFQVRWNREMPDYAHDMIPCMIEPGRTNWLKFPAYSQIPILAWGVERVYQRRGDKELVKQCLEPVERFHEWYWRERDVTNIGLVAVGAYSGVTQHARWETFDHECNMDGLKMTPHPTRKGEKEGAWYGDICVTGNTSYLILAERSLMRLAEIMGNMEMAARRKARIDKAVEVMRKHLWDQEAGTFLSVNRDTLEKIPVATIGSWIPLTAGVPTEAMAKRMAETLQTPNWNTPLPVPTVDRKDNRWRSDGFWRGDVWPATNYQIASGLKAYGYQDLAAAIADKTVDNAIRNGISERYDSASGKKLGVEYLGMTCTIITMMLDGLCRKRQLSIKKA; translated from the coding sequence ATGAACTTGAACCGACGGACGTTTCTCGGGACGGCCACAGCAGGGCTTGCAAACCTCCTGCGCCCCTCTTTTGCCGGGTTGCTCGCCGCTGAACCCGACAAACTCCTGGGCGACCTGTTCGATTCGCCCGATCCCGCTGTGATTCAGCTTGCGGAGGAAGTCTTCCGAAAATGTATCCTGGGAAAGATATTCCCGGCGGAAGAACCCTTGAAGCATAACTGGATAAGCCCAGGCGGAGGCTACCGGGGCCAGTGGATCTGGGACACGATGTTTGTGGTCGATCTGCTGAGCATTTTGCCGGGTAAAGAAAAGGTGATCCGGGATGTCTTCCAGAACTACTGGGATTTCCAGGTGCGCTGGAACAGGGAAATGCCCGATTATGCCCACGACATGATCCCCTGCATGATCGAGCCCGGCAGAACAAATTGGCTCAAATTCCCGGCGTATTCCCAGATTCCGATTCTCGCTTGGGGCGTGGAGCGGGTCTATCAGCGCCGAGGGGACAAGGAACTCGTCAAGCAGTGTCTCGAGCCGGTGGAGCGGTTCCACGAGTGGTACTGGCGCGAACGGGACGTTACGAACATCGGGCTAGTTGCCGTCGGGGCCTACAGCGGTGTAACCCAGCACGCGCGATGGGAAACGTTTGATCACGAATGCAATATGGACGGGCTGAAGATGACGCCTCATCCGACGCGCAAGGGCGAGAAGGAAGGAGCCTGGTACGGAGATATCTGCGTGACCGGAAACACATCCTACCTTATTCTGGCGGAGAGAAGCTTGATGCGGCTGGCGGAGATTATGGGCAACATGGAAATGGCCGCACGTCGCAAGGCCAGAATCGACAAGGCCGTCGAGGTTATGCGCAAGCACCTGTGGGACCAGGAAGCCGGCACTTTTCTCTCTGTCAACCGGGACACGCTGGAGAAGATTCCTGTGGCGACTATTGGAAGCTGGATTCCGCTGACGGCGGGTGTTCCAACCGAAGCCATGGCAAAACGGATGGCAGAAACCCTGCAGACACCGAACTGGAATACGCCGCTTCCCGTGCCAACCGTTGATCGAAAGGACAATCGCTGGAGATCCGACGGGTTCTGGCGCGGAGACGTCTGGCCCGCAACCAACTACCAGATCGCCAGCGGCCTGAAGGCTTACGGATACCAGGATCTCGCCGCAGCCATTGCTGACAAAACGGTTGACAACGCTATCAGGAACGGCATCAGCGAACGCTACGATTCAGCATCAGGAAAAAAGTTGGGGGTAGAATATCTCGGCATGACATGCACGATCATCACCATGATGCTCGACGGTCTCTGCCGGAAGCGCCAACTGAGCATCAAGAAGGCATAG